A single Triticum dicoccoides isolate Atlit2015 ecotype Zavitan chromosome 2A, WEW_v2.0, whole genome shotgun sequence DNA region contains:
- the LOC119356650 gene encoding tRNA 2'-phosphotransferase 1-like, with amino-acid sequence MRALTAATISSPIRALLLHHPSFRSTLRLPLTMNPSSSSGYCSNAAAFASTHQPRGGRGGGRRPGGRGDGGGDGGNRIDALGRLLTRVLRHMAPELRLNMRSDGYVRVRDLLRLNLETFAKVPLNSHTVDEIREAVRRDNKQRFGLLEEDGELLIRANQGHTVTTVTSESLLKPILSADEVSVCVHGTYRKNVDSILKYGLKRMARLHVHFSSGLPSDGGVISGMRSGANILMYLNVRKALQDGMKLYISDNKVILTEGFDGVVPVKYFEKIETWPGRAPIPFQR; translated from the exons ATGAGAGCCCTCACTGCCGCCACAATCTCCTCCCCGATACGcgccctcctcctccaccacccctCCTTCCGCTCAACCCTCCGCCTCCCTCTCACCATgaacccctcctcctcctctggctacTGCTCCAATGCTGCCGCCTTTGCCTCCACGCACCAGCCGCGTGGCGGCCGTGGCGGTGGCAGGCGACCGGGTGGACGTGGCGATGGCGGTGGCGACGGCGGAAACCGCATCGACGCCCTCGGCCGCCTCCT GACGAGGGTCTTGCGGCACATGGCGCCGGAGCTGAGGCTGAACATGAGGAGCGACGGGTATGTGCGGGTCCGCGACCTGCTCCGCCTCAACCTGGAGACCTTCGCCAAGGTTCCGCTCAACTCCCACACGGTGGATGAAATCAGGGAG GCGGTCAGGCGAGACAACAAGCAGAGGTTTGGTCTGTTGGAGGAGGATGGCGAGCTGCTGATTCGAGCTAACCAGGGGCACACTGTGACA ACTGTTACATCAGAGAGCTTGTTGAAACCAATTCTATCGGCTGATGAAGTCTCAG TCTGTGTCCATGGAACTTACAGGAAAAATGTTGATTCAATATTGAAATATGGGCTTAAACGTATGGCAAGACTACATGTACATTTCTCCAGTGGTTTACCATCAGATGGAGGTGTTATTAGTG GTATGCGGAGTGGCGCAAACATATTGATGTATTTGAATGTCAGAAAGGCACTCCAAG ACGGGATGAAGCTATACATCTCAGACAACAAGGTGATACTGACGGAGGGCTTCGACGGCGTTGTCCCCGTCAAGTACTTCGAGAAGATCGAAACATGGCCAGGACGTGCACCGATACCGTTCCAGAGGTAG
- the LOC119356651 gene encoding 40S ribosomal protein S20 translates to MATELAYAPPMKSGKLGFEGTQEVQHRIRITLSSKSVKNLEKVCSDLVKGAKEKQLKVKGPVRMPTKVLNITTRKSPCGEGTNTWDRFEMRVHKRVIDLVSSPDVVKQITSITIEPGVEVEVTISDQ, encoded by the exons ATGGCGACGGAGCTGGCCTACGCGCCGCCCATGAAGTCGGGCAAGCTCGGGTTCGAGGGAACCCAGGAGGTGCAGCACCGCATCCGCATCACCCTCTCCTCCAAGTCCGTCAAGAACCTCGAGAAGG TGTGCTCGGATCTGGTGAAGGGCGCCAAGGAGAAGCAGCTCAAGGTCAAGGGCCCCGTCAGGATGCCCACCAAGGTGCTCAACATCACCACCAGGAAGTCCCCCTGTGGAGAAG GTACCAACACCTGGGATCGGTTTGAGATGCGGGTGCACAAGAGGGTGATCGACCTCGTCAGCTCCCCCGACGTCGTCAAGCAGATCACCTCGATCACCATTGAGCCCGGCGTCGAGGTCGAAGTGACCATCAGCGACCAGTAG